DNA from Phocoena phocoena chromosome 1, mPhoPho1.1, whole genome shotgun sequence:
CTAATGAGCCTTTGTCAAAATGTATTAACACTTTAATATGAAAAACCATCAAGGGCTCCTCACACTTGGATGGAGGATCATTAAAATCTCAAGGTGCGTAGCTGTTTCTTAACCATGAACTAGTATAGCACAACTCCCCAGTTCTTACCTCTTCTGTTCCTGTTTTTCTTGTGGTGTAAATAGTGGAAATTTACactgtgtttttctcattttgtaacaACTCATCAGAAATGCTTAAGACCTGGATTCCTTGTTTGCTAGGAAACTAGCTCTGTCCAAAATGCAGAGAGGGCTTCTATCCAAGCTTCTTTAATGGCTGTTTCCAAAAGGAAAGCTGGGTGGTTATCCAGAGAACAATGGAATTAATATATGAACATGTTGACTTGGAGCTGCAGttattgtctttaaaatattattatatgtacatattcattcaacaaatatttgtgggcCACCTATTATGTGTCAAGCAAGGTGCCAGGTGTGTGATATACTTGAAGCAAAGTGCCAGGTGTTGGGAAGCCACAGCAGGTAAAGGAGGCAGCATGGTAGAGTGCAAGTACTTAGGCCTTGATGACAAGAAGTCCTGAGTTCAGATCCTGTCTTCCTAAGCTTACTGGCTTTGCTAAGGTATTTACTCCCTGAGCCTTAATGTAAACTAGAAGagttaatttctattttacagcATCTAGTGTAGCAGTTGGTGTACAAAGTAAGCCCTCAATTAACTATTACAGGCTCCCTGCCCTCAAATAGCTCTTTATTTCCATCACTATTATTCAGACATAGCCCCTGTGCTCTCGCTAGTTGAGGAGACAGGTATGCTATCAGGTAATTAAGATGTAGTgtaataagtgaaataataggAGCAGGTATTGAGTTGAGGATTGAGAGTTAAAAGTTTGATATACCATGTTAATCTAGCATAATATCAGATACCTTTGTGTTGCAAGAACCTTATTTCATAATTTTGGTTTAGCATCTTATGATGGTTTCAGGCCTATAAGAACAGCTAATATAATGATCCAGGGTTTTATTGTGTGCAGGCACGGAACACCTCATTTAATCCCTACATCAACCCTACAAGGTAGGAGCCAGtattatacctattttacagatgggcaaactgaggcacagagaggttaaaataacttgcccaaggtcacatatctaagaaaccaggattcagacccaggtaCTCTAGCATCAGAGCCCACATTTGTGACCACTCATTACACTTTTTCCTATTGTGTCCTTAAGCTTCATTTTACAGCCAATAGGTATTGTCACTAATTACATGTGAGAAAATTTTACAAATCAAGTGAAATTCAGAGAAAATTCAAATAGAAGGAAAGTAATGGATCTTGAAGAAAATACAGCCCGGTCATTTCTTTTCTCCAGGAGTAACCATGAGAAGTGCTCTCTGTTTACATAGCCTGGACCAGCCAGGCTCCTTCCTATGCCCACTTTCCATAGGTGGCCCAGTCCAGATCTTCTCTTGTGGGCTGTGCAGTTCATAATGTTCTATAGCTTTAAAAAACTCTCATTTTAAATCagcttcactttctttttctgagaggCATTAACTCAGTTCCCTGGTAAAGCCCACGCTGACTTGCCAGGGAGTGTCCTGTCTTACCTCTGCTTTCCACTAGAGGGCCCTGCCCCTCAGATTTCAATTtcaatgcacattttttttttttttttttgtggtacgcgggcctctcactgttgtggcctctcccattgcggagcacaggctccggacgcgcaggctcagcagccgtggttcacgggcccagccgctccgcggcatgtgggatcttcccggagcggggcacgaacccgtgtcccctgcatcggcaggcggacgctcaaccactgcgccaccagggaagcccctcaatgcACATTTTTAAACTAGCACATCTTTGTCTGATACAAGATCCTCTCCATTGAAAGAATACTTTGATTTTATAGACCTGTTGTTCATAATCTAGGTTGTATGGAAATATGTGAAGGGGAAAATAAGATCACAGTCATTTTACAGAAGGATTATCTGAGAACTGAGCCCTTGGGAATGGGGTAAGTAGCTTACATCTTCATAAATCAGAAGACTCACAGGAAAGAATCAAACACGGTGGTCCTGAGTCCCAAAGCCCACTTGAAGAATTTCTGTGCACTGGTTCCATCCCAGGTTAGTTCTCCTGGAAGACCTAAGGAACACTTATCTCtggttctttcctttcttctttcctttctccctcttccttccttccttcctttctcccccttcctccccccttccttcccccttccttccttccttctttcctttctttctttccccctttctttctctctctccctttctttctttcttctttctttctttctttcctcccccatttctttctctctctccctttctttcttccttcctttctctctctctcttccttccttccttccttcctttctttctttctttctttctttcatttttcttccttccttcctttctttctttctgtctttcttactttctttctttcttgcttgctttcttgctttcctttctctcccatccCACCTTTCCACTGGAGTGTTAGTATACTAAGAATGTGACTGAGTGAGCACACCAGAGAAAGGCAGGGACAGCAGTTACAGAATGAAGATATTCAGGAGCAATCCCTCAACTCACATAaaagaatacttttattttagaaaaaacagCCTGTTAGTGTGACTTTGGAACTTCTTCATCCTTTAGGAccacatctttttatttcctccttcatACCCTTCCCTAGGGTGACTGCCTTTCACCTCTTCACACCTGGTTCATTGCATCACTTGATGTCTTAGCTGGTCTGTCTAACTCTGAAAATCTTCTCCCTCCAAAGTGTCCTTATACTAGGAATAGTCTCTGATGTCTGCCTCTTGATATGTAATGCTTGCCGTGATTTGATTCCACTGTGCTTATTGGCTCCTATCCATCAGTATTTCCAATATGTATCTTCTTTGCAACCTGGCTGGTCACTTTCAATTCTATTCAACAGCATTTATAGCTCACAAGCAAGGTACAAGACACCATGCTGGCTGGCGGTAGATGCAGAGATGAATAAAGCTATTACCTCTTCATGATCATGAAATCATGGGCCTTGTCTTTAAGTAATGGGCAACATAGAGGGAAACAAATAATAATCTATACTGTAAGGTAGAATGAAATGAGTTTTAATGACAGAAAGAccaaaggggtgggggaaggagtgcAAAAAGAACCATAGTTAATTTGCCGACTGATACCCGGGAAAGCTTCATagatgaggtgacatttgagctgggtaTTGAAGGCTGTGTAAATGGACAGGGGATGGGGGCATACATTCCAGCTGAGCACTGTGCCACACACAGGCAAGAGACTGTGAACATGCATGGTATATCTGGGGAGGTATCCCAAATACATGACACAGATccagtccttttctttctttcatgcctTCCTCACTTGGATGCCTTCTGTCTTCTTCATTCTCTGCCAAATTCCATCCATCCTTTGAGGTCCAGCTTCAGCAGCACTTCCTCCGTAAGATGTTTTCTGACTGTGCTAGCTCATGCCACTCTCTGTAGCATGTAGTTCAGAACTTAACTGTAGTACTTGTACTGTAGTTAGACCAGGGCAGACGTCATGCTCATCTTACTCTTTGGAGGCTTTGCAACCCCCAACACAGTGCTAATGAGAGTCAGGGCTAGGTGGTTCTATGGACCCATTAGTGGGGACTAACAACTTCATTCTGCCTAAATGCAGTTTATTTCTGCTATCCAGCCTGGGATTTTTCATGGGGTTTTAGGATTTAGCTGGTTATGCTTGCTAACACATAAGGGAAACAATTTTTCAAATGCTTACTTCAATGTTCTGCTCAGCCATAGGTGATTCCTCCTTAGTGTTgtcagggaaagagggagggtcaTTAACATCAGCTTGAACTCCATGACTTTCTGGGATGAGCCTTAGGAACTGAGGTGAATCCAATTTCATCACCTATACTGTCATCTACAAAGTTCCCTCTAGAGAATGACTGCTTCCTTCAAGGTCTATTGTTTTGATGGTTGGGTTCCCCTAAAGTGCCAGAAATATAGCTTAGCAATTCTTTTTAGAGAATGAGGTTACTGGCTATggcttctacttctttttttttttgccgtacgcgggcctctcactgttgtggcttctcccgttgcagagcacaggctgcaggctcagcagccgtggctcacgggcctagccactccgcggcatgtgggatcttcccagactggggcatgaacctgtgtcccctgcatcggcaggtggactctcaaccactgcgccaccaggaagccctggcTTCTTCTTCTTGATGAAGCTGTTTGGAGTTTCTATTAGCCTggttctgcagagaaacagaTCTAACAGGAAATAGCTATAAAGGAATTAACTCATGTGGTTATGGAGATTGAAAAATTCCAAGATCTgtagtcagcaagctggagaggTGATGGTATAGTTCcggtctgagtccaaaggcctgagaaccaggagagctgatCGTGGACATTCCAGTCCATGTGCAAGTCCTAAggcaggagaagactgatgtcccatttcaaagacaggcagagagagagaatggatttTCCCttactctgcctttttgttctatacAGGTTTTCAATGGATTTGGTGATGCCCACCTACACTGGAGGGGAAGattaatctgctttactcagtctaccaattcaaatgtttaCCTCTTCCCTCAAACTCACAGCctgaataatgtttaaccagatatctgggcaccccatggtccaatcaagttgacacataaaattaacaatcacaGAGTGATATAGAAGGAAAACTTGgccagaaaaaatatattatgagGTTTCTGAAGTGGAGCTTGAAGAAAAATGCCCCAGCAGGCTAGTTCCTACAGAAAGAGCATTTTCCAACACTCTATTGGGAGACTGTGTCTGCACAGCTGAGAGCCACAACTCTGATGGCTTCCCATGCCACACAGTTACATAGGGTTGAACTGGTCCAGCCAGGTGTACCTTGAACAAAGTTTCCCAGGCAAAGGGACAAACAGAGGCTGAAATGCAGTACATGCCAAGCCATGTACTCAAGTGAGGGGCTCATCTGGCCAAGGTGCTGTGTGGACTTGGGGAAGCCATGGACCAGGGCTCCTCCCATATATTGTGAGAAGAGGCTCCTAAGTGGTGTGTCATGGCAGATTACAGGTGTGCAAAATGTGGATCCTTCACATATGGGGTTGCTGGGAAGAGTCATCACCTCTGGTCGTACACAGCCTCCAACCATGAGCAATCTTTACTGTTTACCCCATTGggccacaaaaatattttctccatgtgCTGCGATGTGAAGAAGGGTGGGAAGCACTGTTCCAAAGGACCTTCCTTGTCATTCATCAGGAAGGGAGCAATTTCAGAAAGGGCATGTATCCATTTGCTTATCTAGGCATGAGCTATGTCCAGCAACAAAGTGTTTGCTTCTTTGCTTACGTGTTGGGATCTGGTGATTTGCAATCTCCAGGTAAGATCTGGGCAGAGCAAGTCTAGGTCTGGAGCATCTGCCAGTAGGTATGGTTGTAGCTCAGTTTCCATGGGGAGAATTCCATCTGGGAGCCTAGATCACAATTTCATAGCTTGAAGTCCCAGGAGGTTTGCTGTCCTGAGTGTTGGTTTTCCCCATCTGCACAAAAGGGAGAAGGAGGACATGTTGACTGAAAGGGGCTGGTAGGGAATTCCAGTCCCACGAGGAGCCCTCTAGAGTCATGCAAATGGCACAGACCGATGCCTTAGATTTCCCTGGTTCTGGGGTAAACTGGGGTAGCAGGGCCTTGCCCTTTGCTGAGTCCCTCACCTCTGTTCCAGCCACCCAATTTGGAAGCCCTTGGGTAATCAACTTCTTAGCTTAGAAAAAGCAGCAGTAGAGAATGTGGATATCTGCACTGATTTTTATTATAGGCTTGAGGCAACATCCAGGCTCAAGCTACCCATGTTCCATGTTCCTAGTTCAGCCTTCATTCCTTCTGTACCCCGATAACTGCACCTTGGCCTATATTTAGTGGTGAGTCACCTCCACTGGTGTCGTATGCTCTAGTTACTTAGAATACTGCAAACAACCCTCCCATTGGCTTGCAGAGTCCTAGgttttaaattacacattatCCAAATTAATAATTGTCATCCAACTTGTCTAGAGGGTTTACTTTGAGATGTCTCAATCCAAGAGTCCCTGATTAATCCCTCAAGTCTAGTCTTTTCCAgttgtattttcttctctgtttcctcccactctccttccAATCCTGGTTCAAACATGTGGACACCTTGCTTCCCgcttcctgcttctccttccttttccctcctcctcctctttcctcactcacctccttcctttccttctccctcctttcaTCTCCTGATCACTGAGGAAGTCAAGGTCCTTTTATCTTGTTCTCCAGGACACTTGGCTTATCTTTACATTCAAACTGACCTGTGCATTGAGTTCCCTTACGACCTTCCTATTTGGCCAATTCATAGATGCCTCATAGAATCAGCTCTTAATTCTTATTCATGGATTCATTTGCATTCCATTTTGGTATCCCGATATTTCTTCTCACTCTTtatttgttatcattattatcccTTTCCTCCGAGACTTCCGGGTTCAAATTTATCTTTCATGATTAGCTTCCTACCTATTAGCTCAGCTATTAAACAGAAATACTTCCAAAATATTTGATTCACCCAGATACCCCAGAGCTGTCCTTACTGTAGCAGAAATCAGGACCCTCAGACAGGGCCTCAACTCCTCACCAGATTCCCCAAACTGAAAGTCCTGTCAAAGATCAGGACTTACCTTCTCTCTTTGCATAATTGAGagaaggacactgaggcacagggaatGTGAGTGTCACTAGAGCTCTACAAATGGTTGGGCATGTTGCACACTGTGAGGGTCTGCTGAGGGAGCAAATGGGAACTGGGGTTCAGCCTGTGTTCTACTTGCCCCTGTGTTCTACTGTGCACTTGGTGTGGACCTGTGTCTGCCCAGCGtagggggaaggtgggggacaCCTGCTTTCTAATTTCCACACTGTGAGCTAGCAATGGCCTTGGATGTTATAGAGGCTGGAGTTTCCACACTGTAGTTCAGAGGCCTAGGGGCTCCTGCATATAAAGTGTGGGATCAGCATCAAGGAGGCCAGCTTGTGGATGGTCATGGACCTGGGGAGTAaggctgtgtgcatgtgtggaaTGAGACCAAGGCCCTCAGCAATTAATCCTGAGAAGCATAGAGTCCCAAGGGAACCAGCTGACTGCTGGTTGGATGGACAAGATACAGCAGAAAGGTTGGAATAGACAGGACAACAGAGCTAAAAATCAGGAAGTCTTTACCTTATCAGAGTACTGCACTATGGAATAAATCGTGTTCACTGGCTCCTCCTTGGTGGGGAGCACCTGTAAAACACCCATCTTCCCTCAGTGAGGGAGCCCAGGCAAAATCTTATGAGTCCCCCCTTCTTACTTCTGCTTCTGCCCATCAGCCCTCCCTGGTTGCACTTTCACTAGGTGGCCTCCTCTCCAGCTTCAACTTTGGTTCCATCCAGCTTTGGAGAGAATCAGGTTCAGGTGGGGGTGAGCATGGGACAGTTGGCAGCCATTGGGCAAAATCTTCAGGAGCCAAGAGAAGGGGTCAGACTGAGTCTTGCTTAGTCAGAATTTTAGCTTTCCATGGGCTCTATGGACCCAGCTGACCTATCAGTCCAAGTACAAGGCTGGATTTACCGGGcagacctcagtttccctttcaCTCCTTGGAGACTTTAGGAGACAGGCTGGTGGGGGCACAGAGAAAGGGAATACCATGTAGAAGCCTGGTtcagggtggaggtgagggagagacAGGCAGGTAAAAGGCAGGCGAGAGGGGAGGCTGTGGAACAGAGCAAAGCAGCCTGAGGAAAGCAAGCTGTTGCTACAGCCAGACCAAGAAGTCAAGTTCAAGGGGACCTCTCTCAGTTCTGTGTCCTTGAACCCCGCTTAGCAACTTGTTCACCTGTCAGTGGCCACATAACAGCTCTCACCTCACATCAGGGACTCCCCTGTTGTGGGTCCCCTATAGAAGGTGCTTTGCTCTCAGTCATGACTCTCATCTAACCTGGAGTGAGGCTCTCATGTGGAAGCATGAGGCTTCAACCCCGGGAGGCTGTCATGGGGTGACACTTGACCACATTCTTGTCCTCATAAAAAGACTCATGGCATCATTTCCCTGACCTGGTATTTCCTGGTTGGACCCCGTCAGGCTCTTGGCTGTGCCTGCTGCCCATGACTCCCTGTCCTGGGAGCCTGTGGTGGAGACCCACGAGTAGCACCACCTCACCTTGGACTGGGGGATTTCATCATAGATCCTGAGCTCTGCTGTCTGGGTGTCTCTTGGAACTGTGACGTATGtgtatattgttttctttgaggCAGCATCTGTGTCACAAACAAACATAGAACCACAGTATGTGAAATGTGGATGAAGTTTTCGAGGTGATCTATTCTAATGTTCtctttttcaaatgaagaaataaaacccaaagaagttaaatgactcCCATTCTCTTGAGATGGATGCTTGGATCCTtgactgtcttttccttttctagggATGGCATGTGGTATGGGAGACACCTGGCTCAGGTTTCACTCAGAGCTCAGTGGGAATTCTTTTCTGCTCCAAAGCCCACATTAGGGTAAAGAGATTCTCCCCAATCCCTGTGTGGGCACTGAAGGTAGCTTTTCCACACAGGGTCTTAGTGTCTCTGGCACTTAGCATCCACTACCTTGCATGGCtagttttcttttcatgtgaGGGTCTTAATTTTTTGACTAGAATGATTCTCTCTAGTTATACACTGTGTTGGCCTCTTCTGGTGCACACCTTTCTTTTACCACCTCAATGTTAGACCTGTAGTAGAtgctccacaaatatttgttgcttGACTGATCCACAGAGTCAAAGATTTGTTAAGCTCTCTCCACATGCCAAGCAATGTATGAGGTCACGGAGCAGCAGACAAGAGAGATAAGTCCCTACTTTTAAGAATTCGTGGGAATTCCTCCCAGTGTACTGCTTTTCTTTGCTCCTAACATGGAACATTTGAGGGTCAAGTTGAAAAGAGATAGCCAGAATTTGGGGCCTTCATATTCCAGGGCACCAACATATCTGCAGACAACAAGCCTGAGCTGAGTGATATTACAGCAGGTTGTGTGATTTCTCCCCATCATGAGGCCATTTGAGTTACAGTTCATGTCACAAACTCTCTGCCCCCAGAATGCCTCCTTCTGTGCCAAGACCAGGTTGGTCAATTGTAAGTATAGTATCTAACACTGACTGAGTACTTACGAGGTACCAGACACTGGGCCAAGTATTTTATATGTGTAATTCATTAAATCCGTTTAATAAGTATATGCAGCAAtcctatttttatgtatattttacaacagagaaaactgagacagtGATAAAATAACTGGTAGTTGATAAATGGTCAAGCTGGCACCTTCATCCCAGACTGCCTGCAAAGTACAAGCTTAGGCTTAATCACTGTGCTGTGAATGCATCTCTTCCATCATACAGGAAAATTCGTGGCTGAGAACTTACCAGGGTTCTTACTGAAGATCTTCAAGTAGGAACCTGAGGAATCAGACACAAAGGAGAGTCAGGAACATGGAATCAGATGTAGAGCCTCGCTACATACAGGCTTGTTATTACGATTGGTGGGAAAGCAAGATTTTGGGTGGACACGGAGTTAGGAGGAATAGGAGGGTATAATGATCCCCTAGAACCCCAGATCAGGTTTTCTGAATTGAGAATGGTTACAATTACAGAGTGATCCAGAGGGACCCAAAGGGATCTAGTGGCAACCATGGAATATAAAATTAGTACATGTCCCTCAATGACATTTCAAAGGTCACAGTTTTGATGGAATTGGAAGTGACCTTGGAGACCTAGTCCAAACCTCATTTCACATGTGAGAACACTAAGTCAGAGAGGTAAAGACATGCATCCCATGAAGCACTGCTTGTTAATGGCAGTGCTAAACTCGAACCCATGTTCTGGGCCCACGACATCTTGGTGATCCCAGTAACATATTTTGAAGACCATTCAGGGTAATGTTATATAGTCCTCGGGACCATCTTTCTGGGAGATGGTAAGGTGAGGGGCTGGGGATTTTAGGAAGGCTAATTCCCTGGAACAAAGGACATTTCCACCTCACCTTGGATAAATGATTTCAGtcccaggaagaaggaagaaggcagGTGCATTTCCACATTTTAACTTCTGAGAAAATCTTACCTTGTCCTCTTTTGTGCAAAAGGAACAAAATCACTGAAGGTAGAATGATTAGAAGCAGAGAGAACACAGCCAGCCCACTCAGCAGCCCAGTGCGGTGAGTATGGAGGCCCACTGCGATGTCTGGAAATAGAAGATGTGGTGAGACTTGACTCTCAGGAAATAGGCCTTAGAGGCTGGGCAAACTTGTCCACATTCAGGGGCACTCCCCTGAAGGACACTCAATATTGATAGAGGGGAGTGCCAAAGCTCAGAGGGAAACTGTACTTCCTGCTATTAAAGGTCAAGATCAGAAACTGAATTGGGGAGCTGAGCGGGAGCTGCCTCAGAACACCCTGAAATGCCCGGCATCACCCAGAAGGCTTTGGATTCTGTTCCAGGGCTTCTTGGGAAGAGAATTCCCCTGAGTCCAGCCCTGGTATAAGGGAGGCACTTTTCCCTGGAGAACTAGGGCTGATTCAGGCCTTGCAGCAGGTTAGAGTGTTCTGAGACTTCAGGAGAGATGGACAGAGATGGTTACCTGCACAGAGCTGCTGGGCAGAGATGGAGTCAGAATTGTTGCTGACAGGATTCCATGCTGTACACGTGTAAGTCAGCTCTTGGTTGTCAGGGGTCTGGAAGACTCGAAGAACATTGCCTTCTTCCCCCAGTGGACTCCAACTGTATGtcacattcttttcttctttctcgaCAGAACATGTCAGTGTGACATTGCAGGTGCTATTCACAGATGTCATTAAACTCTGAGTAATTTTTGGCTTCCCAAGCCGACCTATGAGGAGTAAACACATGAGCCAGTGGTAAGCTGGAGCTGGCCTATACCAGCTTGTGCGAGCCAactgttaaattttcagaaattttcatgATGGATGTTAAAAACttacaatgaaataaattatattaaaaacaatctAATAACTCTTTAAAACTCAtcacttactaattttttttggACAATTTACTATAATCTATGCTCTAGAGGTTATTTACATCTATTGTATCTATCCCTTGTAATGATGTATCAATACAAAGtcttcccaactctgcaggtcTTAAAATCAGCCaaagtgggagtatttacaccaaagaaattggcaaatgctgcaAACTAGGGCTTGACTTATTGTTTTCTTGATTGTCACACTAGACTTAAGAAAGCAATGGAGGAGAGGGTACTGAAGCAGATTAAAATAACAATGCATCCTGTCTGTAGCCATTACATTGTGAATAG
Protein-coding regions in this window:
- the CD84 gene encoding SLAM family member 5, which produces MVNGILGESVTFPLNIQQSQEINSISWNSKTSVAFVTPGNSGAAPTISITHQNYHKRINVSGQNYNLELRNLRLEDSGIYKADINVKTSETITTTTRCYNLQVYRRLGKPKITQSLMTSVNSTCNVTLTCSVEKEEKNVTYSWSPLGEEGNVLRVFQTPDNQELTYTCTAWNPVSNNSDSISAQQLCADIAVGLHTHRTGLLSGLAVFSLLLIILPSVILFLLHKRGQDAASKKTIYTYVTVPRDTQTAELRIYDEIPQSKVLPTKEEPVNTIYSIVQYSDKMGKTNTQDSKPPGTSSYEIVI